The proteins below are encoded in one region of Lactuca sativa cultivar Salinas chromosome 3, Lsat_Salinas_v11, whole genome shotgun sequence:
- the LOC111918584 gene encoding protein RDM16 isoform X3 produces MEPHMRPLWHPATLLFLLLLSTDGTSTDAGKSGGISLDALSKAKATLLKRKELAEKMKKIPMLNKVADSAREGLKAPSSSGLPPPPPQSVTANAAPLGGGLPQLAGLTAPKFEAVKRAQELAAKMGFRQDPEFAPLINMFPGQLAPEVTGQPKPAKAPVLRLDALGREVDENGNVVNIPKLNNLSTLKVNINKQKKDAFQILKPELEVDPDKNPHFDPRMGIDKTKLLRPKKMTFQFVEEGKWAKEAEIIKLKSQFGEAQAREFKAKQAHLAKAKAEPDINPNLIEVAERIIIKEKPKDPIPDIEWWDVTILEPGTYGNLEEGGPPEDILKKEKITLYREHPRPIEPPAEPAPPPPQPLKLTQKERKKLRTQRRLATEKNRQEMIRQGLLEPPKPKVKMSNLMKVLGSEATQDPTRLEMEIRSAAAEREQAHVDRNIARKLTPAERREKKERKLFDDNNTLETIVSVYKINDLSHPKNRFKVDVNAQENRLSGCAVISEGICVVVVEGGVKSVKRYQKLMLKRIDWSAAVEDENMEEDDGDDGDVKVKNKCVLVWQGSVARQSFHKFLVHECRTENAARRVFSDAGVGHYWDLAVNFTDEV; encoded by the exons ATGGAACCCCACATGAGACCCCTTTGGCATCCAGCCACcctcctcttcctcctcctcctaag TACAGATGGGACTTCTACAGATGCTGGCAAGAGTGGAGGCATCTCTCTCGATGCCTTATCTAAGGCCAAAGCAACTTTACTGAAGCGAAAGGAGCTTGcagagaagatgaagaagatccCCATG TTAAACAAGGTTGCAGATTCAGCAAGAGAGGGACTGAAAGCTCCATCTAGTTCAGGATTACCCCCTCCTCCACCACAATCTGTAACTGCTAATGCTGCCCCACTTGGTGGAGGGCTGCCCCAACTTGCAGGACTAACTGCCCCAAAATTTGAAGCTGTAAAACGGGCACAAGAACTTGCTGCAAAGATGGGTTTCAGACAAGACCCGGAATTTGCTCCACTTATAAACATGTTCCCAGGACAGCTGGCACCAGAGGTGACTGGTCAACCTAAGCCTGCAAAAGCTCCTGTTCTTCGTTTGGATGCATTGGGTAGGGAAGTAGATGAAAATGGCAACGTGGTAAATATACCAAAGTTAAACAACCTGAGCACACTTAAAGTTAACATTAACAAACAGAAGAAAGATGCATTCCAGATTCTGAAACCAGAATTAGAAGTGGACCCTGATAAAAACCCTCACTTTGATCCACGAATGGGAATAGATAAAACCAAGCTTTTGAGACCTAAAAAGATGACCTTTCAGTTTGTTGAGGAAGGCAAATGGGCTAAAGAGGCCGAAATCATTAAGTTGAAG AGTCAATTTGGTGAAGCACAAGCTAGAGAGTTCAAAGCAAAACAAGCACATCTTGCTAAGGCTAAAGCTGAACCTGATATCAACCCAAATCTCATAGAAGTAGCTGAGAGAATTATCATCAAAGAAAAGCCGAAAGACCCTATTCCTGATATTGAGTGGTG GGATGTGACAATTCTTGAACCTGGTACTTATGGAAACCTGGAAGAAGGCGGGCCACCAGAAGACATACTAAAAAAAGAGAAGATAACTTTATACCGAGAACACCCCCGCCCAATCGAGCCGCCAGCCGAACCGGCCCCGCCGCCACCTCAGCCCTTAAAACTCACTCAAAAAGAACGCAAAAAGCTCCGCACTCAACGCCGCCTAGCCACTGAAAAAAACCGGCAAGAAATGATCCGCCAAGGCCTTCTAGAACCCCCAAAACCCAAAGTCAAAATGAGCAACCTCATGAAAGTCCTCGGCTCAGAAGCCACCCAAGACCCCACCCGCCTCGAAATGGAAATCCGAAGCGCCGCCGCCGAACGCGAACAAGCCCACGTCGACCGCAACATCGCCCGAAAACTAACCCCCGCCGAACGCCGCGAGAAAAAAGAACGCAAACTTTTCGATGACAATAATACCCTCGAGACGATTGTGTCCGTGTATAAAATCAACGACCTTTCACACCCGAAGAATAGGTTTAAAGTTGACGTGAACGCACAGGAGAATCGGTTGTCGGGGTGTGCGGTGATTTCGGAGGGTATTTGTGTGGTTGTGGTGGAGGGCGGGGTTAAATCGGTAAAAAGGTATCAGAAGTTGATGTTGAAGAGGATAGATTGGAGTGCGGCTGTGGAAGATGAGAATATGGAGGAGGATGATGGCGATGATGGGGATGTGAAGGTGAAGAATAAGTGTGTGTTGGTGTGGCAAGGGAGTGTGGCGAGACAGAGTTTCCATAAGTTTTTGGTGCATGAATGTAGGACTGAGAATGCGGCTCGAAGGGTGTTTTCGGATGCCGGGGTTGGACATTATTGGGATTTAGCCGTTAATTTTACAGATGAGGTGTGA
- the LOC111918584 gene encoding protein RDM16 isoform X2, which yields MKKIPMLNKVADSAREGLKAPSSSGLPPPPPQSVTANAAPLGGGLPQLAGLTAPKFEAVKRAQELAAKMGFRQDPEFAPLINMFPGQLAPEVTGQPKPAKAPVLRLDALGREVDENGNVVNIPKLNNLSTLKVNINKQKKDAFQILKPELEVDPDKNPHFDPRMGIDKTKLLRPKKMTFQFVEEGKWAKEAEIIKLKSQFGEAQAREFKAKQAHLAKAKAEPDINPNLIEVAERIIIKEKPKDPIPDIEWWDVTILEPGTYGNLEEGGPPEDILKKEKITLYREHPRPIEPPAEPAPPPPQPLKLTQKERKKLRTQRRLATEKNRQEMIRQGLLEPPKPKVKMSNLMKVLGSEATQDPTRLEMEIRSAAAEREQAHVDRNIARKLTPAERREKKERKLFDDNNTLETIVSVYKINDLSHPKNRFKVDVNAQENRLSGCAVISEGICVVVVEGGVKSVKRYQKLMLKRIDWSAAVEDENMEEDDGDDGDVKVKNKCVLVWQGSVARQSFHKFLVHECRTENAARRVFSDAGVGHYWDLAVNFTDEV from the exons atgaagaagatccCCATG TTAAACAAGGTTGCAGATTCAGCAAGAGAGGGACTGAAAGCTCCATCTAGTTCAGGATTACCCCCTCCTCCACCACAATCTGTAACTGCTAATGCTGCCCCACTTGGTGGAGGGCTGCCCCAACTTGCAGGACTAACTGCCCCAAAATTTGAAGCTGTAAAACGGGCACAAGAACTTGCTGCAAAGATGGGTTTCAGACAAGACCCGGAATTTGCTCCACTTATAAACATGTTCCCAGGACAGCTGGCACCAGAGGTGACTGGTCAACCTAAGCCTGCAAAAGCTCCTGTTCTTCGTTTGGATGCATTGGGTAGGGAAGTAGATGAAAATGGCAACGTGGTAAATATACCAAAGTTAAACAACCTGAGCACACTTAAAGTTAACATTAACAAACAGAAGAAAGATGCATTCCAGATTCTGAAACCAGAATTAGAAGTGGACCCTGATAAAAACCCTCACTTTGATCCACGAATGGGAATAGATAAAACCAAGCTTTTGAGACCTAAAAAGATGACCTTTCAGTTTGTTGAGGAAGGCAAATGGGCTAAAGAGGCCGAAATCATTAAGTTGAAG AGTCAATTTGGTGAAGCACAAGCTAGAGAGTTCAAAGCAAAACAAGCACATCTTGCTAAGGCTAAAGCTGAACCTGATATCAACCCAAATCTCATAGAAGTAGCTGAGAGAATTATCATCAAAGAAAAGCCGAAAGACCCTATTCCTGATATTGAGTGGTG GGATGTGACAATTCTTGAACCTGGTACTTATGGAAACCTGGAAGAAGGCGGGCCACCAGAAGACATACTAAAAAAAGAGAAGATAACTTTATACCGAGAACACCCCCGCCCAATCGAGCCGCCAGCCGAACCGGCCCCGCCGCCACCTCAGCCCTTAAAACTCACTCAAAAAGAACGCAAAAAGCTCCGCACTCAACGCCGCCTAGCCACTGAAAAAAACCGGCAAGAAATGATCCGCCAAGGCCTTCTAGAACCCCCAAAACCCAAAGTCAAAATGAGCAACCTCATGAAAGTCCTCGGCTCAGAAGCCACCCAAGACCCCACCCGCCTCGAAATGGAAATCCGAAGCGCCGCCGCCGAACGCGAACAAGCCCACGTCGACCGCAACATCGCCCGAAAACTAACCCCCGCCGAACGCCGCGAGAAAAAAGAACGCAAACTTTTCGATGACAATAATACCCTCGAGACGATTGTGTCCGTGTATAAAATCAACGACCTTTCACACCCGAAGAATAGGTTTAAAGTTGACGTGAACGCACAGGAGAATCGGTTGTCGGGGTGTGCGGTGATTTCGGAGGGTATTTGTGTGGTTGTGGTGGAGGGCGGGGTTAAATCGGTAAAAAGGTATCAGAAGTTGATGTTGAAGAGGATAGATTGGAGTGCGGCTGTGGAAGATGAGAATATGGAGGAGGATGATGGCGATGATGGGGATGTGAAGGTGAAGAATAAGTGTGTGTTGGTGTGGCAAGGGAGTGTGGCGAGACAGAGTTTCCATAAGTTTTTGGTGCATGAATGTAGGACTGAGAATGCGGCTCGAAGGGTGTTTTCGGATGCCGGGGTTGGACATTATTGGGATTTAGCCGTTAATTTTACAGATGAGGTGTGA
- the LOC111918584 gene encoding protein RDM16 isoform X1 codes for MSSRKHRDSDRDRDKDSTKDYKHRSSQHSDDHHRSKQDKHRDADGDDRRRRGERERSEDVEDRVKRERSYDREGSKDREPREKSVDNRRHHNHKRKDRGGESDEEDRYYDARDKRTRVADERKERRRFEDKVAAAEDDRDREERKERRKFEDKVKKEETSFIDNDEDKLQQEKSNGETMTTTKSEPKDEYNGGSNANGGAQGSRSKAYGTPHETPLASSHPPLPPPPKVSSISTKHENEGVNSNRSHEVPGKSSTDGTSTDAGKSGGISLDALSKAKATLLKRKELAEKMKKIPMLNKVADSAREGLKAPSSSGLPPPPPQSVTANAAPLGGGLPQLAGLTAPKFEAVKRAQELAAKMGFRQDPEFAPLINMFPGQLAPEVTGQPKPAKAPVLRLDALGREVDENGNVVNIPKLNNLSTLKVNINKQKKDAFQILKPELEVDPDKNPHFDPRMGIDKTKLLRPKKMTFQFVEEGKWAKEAEIIKLKSQFGEAQAREFKAKQAHLAKAKAEPDINPNLIEVAERIIIKEKPKDPIPDIEWWDVTILEPGTYGNLEEGGPPEDILKKEKITLYREHPRPIEPPAEPAPPPPQPLKLTQKERKKLRTQRRLATEKNRQEMIRQGLLEPPKPKVKMSNLMKVLGSEATQDPTRLEMEIRSAAAEREQAHVDRNIARKLTPAERREKKERKLFDDNNTLETIVSVYKINDLSHPKNRFKVDVNAQENRLSGCAVISEGICVVVVEGGVKSVKRYQKLMLKRIDWSAAVEDENMEEDDGDDGDVKVKNKCVLVWQGSVARQSFHKFLVHECRTENAARRVFSDAGVGHYWDLAVNFTDEV; via the exons ATGTCAAGCCGGAAACATAGAGATTCCGATCGCGACAGGGATAAGGATTCAACCAAAGACTACAAGCATCGAAGCAGCCAGCACTCTGATGACCACCACCGCTCCAAACAAGATAAACACCGAGACGCCGATGGAGATGATCGACGTCGCAGGGGGGAACGCGAGAGATCCGAAGATGTTGAAGATCGGGTTAAGCGTGAGAGGTCATACGACAGAGAAGGCAGCAAAGATAGGGAACCGAGAGAGAAATCGGTGGATAACAGACGGCATCACAATCACAAGAGGAAAGATAGAGGTGGagagagtgatgaggaggatcgGTATTACGATGCTCGCGATAAACGAACTAGGGTTGCGGATGAGAGGAAGGAGAGGCGGCGGTTTGAGGACAAAGTTGCCGCTGCTGAGGATGACAGAGACAGAGAAGAGAGGAAAGAGAGGAGGAAATTTGAGGATAAAGTTAAGAAAGAAGAGACCAGTTTTATTGATAACGATGAAGATAAACTGCAACAAGAGAAATCAAACGGGGAAACAATGACAACGACGAAGAGCGAACCTAAAGATGAATACAATGGTGGTTCCAATGCCAAT GGTGGTGCACAGGGATCACGCAGTAAGGCATATGGAACCCCACATGAGACCCCTTTGGCATCCAGCCACcctcctcttcctcctcctcctaagGTATCTTCAATTTCTACCAAACATGAAAATGAAGGAGTTAATAGTAACAGATCTCATGAGGTTCCTGGGAAATCCAGTACAGATGGGACTTCTACAGATGCTGGCAAGAGTGGAGGCATCTCTCTCGATGCCTTATCTAAGGCCAAAGCAACTTTACTGAAGCGAAAGGAGCTTGcagagaagatgaagaagatccCCATG TTAAACAAGGTTGCAGATTCAGCAAGAGAGGGACTGAAAGCTCCATCTAGTTCAGGATTACCCCCTCCTCCACCACAATCTGTAACTGCTAATGCTGCCCCACTTGGTGGAGGGCTGCCCCAACTTGCAGGACTAACTGCCCCAAAATTTGAAGCTGTAAAACGGGCACAAGAACTTGCTGCAAAGATGGGTTTCAGACAAGACCCGGAATTTGCTCCACTTATAAACATGTTCCCAGGACAGCTGGCACCAGAGGTGACTGGTCAACCTAAGCCTGCAAAAGCTCCTGTTCTTCGTTTGGATGCATTGGGTAGGGAAGTAGATGAAAATGGCAACGTGGTAAATATACCAAAGTTAAACAACCTGAGCACACTTAAAGTTAACATTAACAAACAGAAGAAAGATGCATTCCAGATTCTGAAACCAGAATTAGAAGTGGACCCTGATAAAAACCCTCACTTTGATCCACGAATGGGAATAGATAAAACCAAGCTTTTGAGACCTAAAAAGATGACCTTTCAGTTTGTTGAGGAAGGCAAATGGGCTAAAGAGGCCGAAATCATTAAGTTGAAG AGTCAATTTGGTGAAGCACAAGCTAGAGAGTTCAAAGCAAAACAAGCACATCTTGCTAAGGCTAAAGCTGAACCTGATATCAACCCAAATCTCATAGAAGTAGCTGAGAGAATTATCATCAAAGAAAAGCCGAAAGACCCTATTCCTGATATTGAGTGGTG GGATGTGACAATTCTTGAACCTGGTACTTATGGAAACCTGGAAGAAGGCGGGCCACCAGAAGACATACTAAAAAAAGAGAAGATAACTTTATACCGAGAACACCCCCGCCCAATCGAGCCGCCAGCCGAACCGGCCCCGCCGCCACCTCAGCCCTTAAAACTCACTCAAAAAGAACGCAAAAAGCTCCGCACTCAACGCCGCCTAGCCACTGAAAAAAACCGGCAAGAAATGATCCGCCAAGGCCTTCTAGAACCCCCAAAACCCAAAGTCAAAATGAGCAACCTCATGAAAGTCCTCGGCTCAGAAGCCACCCAAGACCCCACCCGCCTCGAAATGGAAATCCGAAGCGCCGCCGCCGAACGCGAACAAGCCCACGTCGACCGCAACATCGCCCGAAAACTAACCCCCGCCGAACGCCGCGAGAAAAAAGAACGCAAACTTTTCGATGACAATAATACCCTCGAGACGATTGTGTCCGTGTATAAAATCAACGACCTTTCACACCCGAAGAATAGGTTTAAAGTTGACGTGAACGCACAGGAGAATCGGTTGTCGGGGTGTGCGGTGATTTCGGAGGGTATTTGTGTGGTTGTGGTGGAGGGCGGGGTTAAATCGGTAAAAAGGTATCAGAAGTTGATGTTGAAGAGGATAGATTGGAGTGCGGCTGTGGAAGATGAGAATATGGAGGAGGATGATGGCGATGATGGGGATGTGAAGGTGAAGAATAAGTGTGTGTTGGTGTGGCAAGGGAGTGTGGCGAGACAGAGTTTCCATAAGTTTTTGGTGCATGAATGTAGGACTGAGAATGCGGCTCGAAGGGTGTTTTCGGATGCCGGGGTTGGACATTATTGGGATTTAGCCGTTAATTTTACAGATGAGGTGTGA